Proteins encoded in a region of the Poecilia reticulata strain Guanapo linkage group LG14, Guppy_female_1.0+MT, whole genome shotgun sequence genome:
- the LOC103476049 gene encoding sodium- and chloride-dependent GABA transporter ine — MEFGSRPAAAMSKEETTDQQPGRPTWSRQIEFTLAGIGCAVGLGNVWRFPYLCYRSGGGAFLVPYLLMLVVLGIPLLYMELTVGQYTRRGPVHALATVCPLLKGVGIASVAISFIMCTYYNIVITWALYYLFNSFQAPLPWQSCNNTWNTPNCTDHATNSSYSSTASQEFFKHKMLGQTSGVEETGILRWELFLILILAWILIYLCIFKGVKSTGKVVYFTALFPYIILIALLINNVQLPGASDGISFFIVPEWDKLRSVEVWVNAAAQIFNSIGIGFGSLLAMSSYNSFNNNVLKDTLFISITNSLTSILAGFVIFSAFGYMSYLQGIPVSQLAVDGPGLVYVVYPQAFANMPVSQLWAVLFFFMLLCLGLDSEFAMVEVMVTSLMDEFYQQLIRIFKRKELFILAVCGVALLFGIPCVMQVGIYVFQLMDHYTAIVSIMFLAFFEIIAICWSYGVKRLSSNMEEMTGQKPNIFFRLCWLVVDPVLITVILIFSIIQFRPARYGDYVFPPWAQGVGWVIALASIIWIPLGAIHTLWVLPGSLTKKLKLSITPYALNATKGLYKERGGGAGEPDISVISSSTSLPDKKSIETYF; from the exons ATGGAGTTCGGGTCCAGACCAGCAGCCGCGATGAGCAAGGAGGAAACCACGGATCAGCAGCCCGGCAGACCAACATGGAGCAGGCAGATAGAGTTCACCCTGGCAGGGATCGGCTGCGCCGTGGGCCTGGGGAACGTTTGGAGGTTCCCTTATCTCTGCTACAGGAGCGGAGGAG GTGCCTTTCTGGTTCCCTACCTGCTCATGCTGGTGGTGTTGGGGATCCCTCTGCTCTACATGGAGCTGACTGTGGGCCAGTACACCCGGAGAGGCCCGGTTCATGCTCTAGCCACTGTTTGCCCACTCTTAAAAG GGGTGGGCATAGCATCTGTGGCCATCTCCTTCATCATGTGCACCTACTACAACATCGTCATCACCTGGGCCCTGTATTACCTCTTCAACTCCTTCCAGGCGCCTCTCCCCTGGCAGAGCTGCAACAACACCTGGAACACGCCCAACTGCACGGACCACGCCACCAACAGCAGCTACTCGTCCACAGCCAGCCAGGAGTTCTTCAA GCATAAAATGCTGGGCCAGACTAGCGGAGTGGAGGAAACAGGAATCCTGCGGTGGGAGCTtttcctcatcctcatcctggCTTGGATTCTCATATATCTGTGCATCTTTAAAGGAGTGAAGTCAACAGGCAAG GTGGTGTACTTCACTGCTCTGTTCCCATACATCATCCTCATCGCCCTGCTGATCAATAACGTGCAGCTTCCCGGGGCTTCGGACGGGATATCTTTCTTCATCGTGCCCGAGTGGGACAAGCTCCGGTCCGTGGAG GTGTGGGTGAACGCTGCGGCTCAAATCTTCAACTCCATTGGGATTGGCTTTGGCTCCCTGCTGGCCATGTCCAGCTACAACTCCTTCAACAACAACGTTCTGAA GGACACACTGTTCATATCCATCACCAACTCCCTAACCAGCATCCTGGCAGGCTTCGTCATTTTCTCTGCCTTTGGCTACATGTCTTATCTGCAGGGCATTCCCGTCAGCCAGCTGGCGGTGGATG GTCCAGGACTGGTTTACGTTGTTTACCCACAAGCCTTCGCCAACATGCCGGTGTCCCAGCTCTGGGCTGTCCTGTTTTTCTTCATGCTGCTGTGCCTGGGGCTGGACAGTGAG TTTGCGATGGTTGAGGTGATGGTGACCAGTTTGATGGATGAATTCTACCAACAGCTGATCCGAATCTTCAAAAGGAAGGAACTGTTTATTCTTGCAGTCTGCGGTGTGGCCCTTCTGTTTGGGATCCCGTGTGTGATGCAG GTAGGAATCTACGTCTTTCAGCTGATGGACCACTACACTGCCATCGTCTCCATCATGTTCCTTGCATTTTTTGAGATTATAGCCATCTGTTGGAGTTACG GTGTAAAGAGACTTTCAAGCAACATGGAAGAGATGACTGGACAAAAGCCAAACATCTTCTTCAGGCTTTGTTGGCTTGTAGTTGATCCTGTGCTCATCACT GTCATTCTGATTTTCTCCATCATCCAGTTCAGACCGGCTCGCTATGGGGACTACGTCTTCCCTCCCTGGGCTCAGGGCGTTGGCTGGGTCATTGCTCTGGCCTCCATTATCTGGATTCCTCTGGGTGCAATTCACACGTTGTGGGTGCTTCCTGGTTCGCTCACGAAG AAACTGAAGCTATCGATCACACCGTATGCCCTGAATGCCACTAAAGGTCTATATAaggagaggggaggaggagcaggagaacCGGACATATCCGTCATCAGCTCCAGCACCAGCCTACCTGACAAAAAGTCCATTGAGACATATTTCTGA
- the LOC103476048 gene encoding flotillin-2a isoform X2 gives MGNCHTVGPNEALVVSGGCCGSDQKTYVVGGWAWAWWLISDIQRMSLEIMTILCRCENIETSEGVPLAVTGVAQVKVMTENELLGFACEQFLGKTVMEIKSVILQTLEGHLRAILGTLTVEQIYQDRDKFASLVREVAAPDVGRMGIEILSFTIKDVYDKVEYLSSLGKTQTAAVQRDADIGVAEAERDAGIREAECKKEMMDVKFVADTKMADSKRELEMQKASFNQEVNTKKAEAQLAYELQAAKEQQKIRLEEIEIEVVQRKKQITIEEKEIDRTEKELIATVKRPAEAEAYKMQQLAEGQKIKKVLTAQAEAEKIRCIGEAEAASIEAVGKAEAEKMRLKAEAYQQYGEAAKTALVLDALPKITSKVAAPLAKTSEIVILSGEGSRVTGEVNRLLAELPVSINALTGVDLTKIPLLQKMTGPQCQAAV, from the exons ATGGGAAATTGCCACACCGTTGGACCGAACGAGGCCCTCGTTGTTTCAG GTGGCTGCTGTGGTTCGGATCAGAAGACGTATGTCGTGGGGGGCTGGGCTTGGGCCTGGTGGCTCATCTCTGACATCCAGAG AATGTCTCTGGAGATTATGACCATCCTCTGTCGCTGTGAGAATATCGAAACCTCGGAGGGTGTTCCCCTGGCTGTGACAGGGGTGGCTCAG GTGAAGGTGATGACGGAAAACGAACTGCTGGGTTTCGCCTGTGAACAGTTCCTGGGAAAGACCGTGATGGAGATCAAGAGCGTCATCCTGCAGACCCTGGAGGGTCACCTGCGCGCCATCCTTG GTACCCTCACAGTTGAACAGATTTACCAGGACAGAGACAAGTTTGCGTCTCTGGTGAGGGAGGTGGCTGCTCCCGATGTCGGCCGAATGGGCATCGAGATCCTCAGCTTCACCATCAAG GATGTTTACGATAAAGTGGAGTACCTGAGCTCCCTGGGGAAAACGCAGACGGCTGCAGTGCAGAGGGACGCAGACATCGGTGTGGCGGAGGCAGAGAGGGATGCAGGCATCAGG gaaGCCGAGTGTAAGAAAGAAATGATGGACGTCAAGTTCGTCGCAGATACAAAGATGGCCGACTCCAAACGAGAGCTGGAGATGCAGAAAGCCTCCTTCAACCAGGAAGTGAACACAAAG AAAGCAGAGGCTCAGCTGGCGTACGAGCTGCAGGCGGCCAAGGAGCAGCAGAAGATCCGTCTGGAGGAGATTGAGATCGAGGTGGTGCAGAGGAAGAAGCAGATCACCATCGAGGAGAAGGAGATCGATCGAACCGAAAAGGAGCTCATTGCAACCGTGAAGAGACCTGCAGAGGCCGAAGCCTACAAGATGCAACAGCTGGCCGAGGGACAGAA GATAAAGAAGGTGCTGACGGCGCAGGCAGAAGCTGAGAAGATCCGCTGCATTGGTGAGGCTGAAGCAGCTTCTATTGAAGCTGTGGGCAAAGCAGAGGCTGAGAAGATGAGGCTGAAGGCTGAAGCCTACCAGCAGTACGGAGAAGCTGCCAAGACGGCGCTGGTGCTGGACGCTCTACCTAAG ATCACCAGTAAGGTGGCTGCTCCTCTGGCCAAGACCAGCGAGATCGTCATCCTGAGTGGCGAAGGCAGCCGCGTGACCGGAGAGGTGAATCGACTTCTAGCTGAACTCCCCGTCTCCATCAACGCCCTCACTGGGGTAGATCTGACCAAG ATCCCTCTGCTCCAGAAGATGACTGGCCCACAATGCCAAGCGGCTGTGTGA
- the LOC103476048 gene encoding flotillin-2a isoform X3, giving the protein MTENELLGFACEQFLGKTVMEIKSVILQTLEGHLRAILGTLTVEQIYQDRDKFASLVREVAAPDVGRMGIEILSFTIKDVYDKVEYLSSLGKTQTAAVQRDADIGVAEAERDAGIREAECKKEMMDVKFVADTKMADSKRELEMQKASFNQEVNTKKAEAQLAYELQAAKEQQKIRLEEIEIEVVQRKKQITIEEKEIDRTEKELIATVKRPAEAEAYKMQQLAEGQKIKKVLTAQAEAEKIRCIGEAEAASIEAVGKAEAEKMRLKAEAYQQYGEAAKTALVLDALPKITSKVAAPLAKTSEIVILSGEGSRVTGEVNRLLAELPVSINALTGVDLTKIPLLQKMTGPQCQAAV; this is encoded by the exons ATGACGGAAAACGAACTGCTGGGTTTCGCCTGTGAACAGTTCCTGGGAAAGACCGTGATGGAGATCAAGAGCGTCATCCTGCAGACCCTGGAGGGTCACCTGCGCGCCATCCTTG GTACCCTCACAGTTGAACAGATTTACCAGGACAGAGACAAGTTTGCGTCTCTGGTGAGGGAGGTGGCTGCTCCCGATGTCGGCCGAATGGGCATCGAGATCCTCAGCTTCACCATCAAG GATGTTTACGATAAAGTGGAGTACCTGAGCTCCCTGGGGAAAACGCAGACGGCTGCAGTGCAGAGGGACGCAGACATCGGTGTGGCGGAGGCAGAGAGGGATGCAGGCATCAGG gaaGCCGAGTGTAAGAAAGAAATGATGGACGTCAAGTTCGTCGCAGATACAAAGATGGCCGACTCCAAACGAGAGCTGGAGATGCAGAAAGCCTCCTTCAACCAGGAAGTGAACACAAAG AAAGCAGAGGCTCAGCTGGCGTACGAGCTGCAGGCGGCCAAGGAGCAGCAGAAGATCCGTCTGGAGGAGATTGAGATCGAGGTGGTGCAGAGGAAGAAGCAGATCACCATCGAGGAGAAGGAGATCGATCGAACCGAAAAGGAGCTCATTGCAACCGTGAAGAGACCTGCAGAGGCCGAAGCCTACAAGATGCAACAGCTGGCCGAGGGACAGAA GATAAAGAAGGTGCTGACGGCGCAGGCAGAAGCTGAGAAGATCCGCTGCATTGGTGAGGCTGAAGCAGCTTCTATTGAAGCTGTGGGCAAAGCAGAGGCTGAGAAGATGAGGCTGAAGGCTGAAGCCTACCAGCAGTACGGAGAAGCTGCCAAGACGGCGCTGGTGCTGGACGCTCTACCTAAG ATCACCAGTAAGGTGGCTGCTCCTCTGGCCAAGACCAGCGAGATCGTCATCCTGAGTGGCGAAGGCAGCCGCGTGACCGGAGAGGTGAATCGACTTCTAGCTGAACTCCCCGTCTCCATCAACGCCCTCACTGGGGTAGATCTGACCAAG ATCCCTCTGCTCCAGAAGATGACTGGCCCACAATGCCAAGCGGCTGTGTGA
- the LOC103476048 gene encoding flotillin-2a isoform X1 — protein MGNCHTVGPNEALVVSGGCCGSDQKTYVVGGWAWAWWLISDIQRITLEIMTLQPKCEDVETAEGVAITVTGVAQVKVMTENELLGFACEQFLGKTVMEIKSVILQTLEGHLRAILGTLTVEQIYQDRDKFASLVREVAAPDVGRMGIEILSFTIKDVYDKVEYLSSLGKTQTAAVQRDADIGVAEAERDAGIREAECKKEMMDVKFVADTKMADSKRELEMQKASFNQEVNTKKAEAQLAYELQAAKEQQKIRLEEIEIEVVQRKKQITIEEKEIDRTEKELIATVKRPAEAEAYKMQQLAEGQKIKKVLTAQAEAEKIRCIGEAEAASIEAVGKAEAEKMRLKAEAYQQYGEAAKTALVLDALPKITSKVAAPLAKTSEIVILSGEGSRVTGEVNRLLAELPVSINALTGVDLTKIPLLQKMTGPQCQAAV, from the exons ATGGGAAATTGCCACACCGTTGGACCGAACGAGGCCCTCGTTGTTTCAG GTGGCTGCTGTGGTTCGGATCAGAAGACGTATGTCGTGGGGGGCTGGGCTTGGGCCTGGTGGCTCATCTCTGACATCCAGAG GATAACGCTTGAGATTATGACCCTGCAGCCCAAGTGTGAGGATGTAGAGACAGCGGAGGGTGTAGCTATAACTGTCACTGGGGTGGCTCAG GTGAAGGTGATGACGGAAAACGAACTGCTGGGTTTCGCCTGTGAACAGTTCCTGGGAAAGACCGTGATGGAGATCAAGAGCGTCATCCTGCAGACCCTGGAGGGTCACCTGCGCGCCATCCTTG GTACCCTCACAGTTGAACAGATTTACCAGGACAGAGACAAGTTTGCGTCTCTGGTGAGGGAGGTGGCTGCTCCCGATGTCGGCCGAATGGGCATCGAGATCCTCAGCTTCACCATCAAG GATGTTTACGATAAAGTGGAGTACCTGAGCTCCCTGGGGAAAACGCAGACGGCTGCAGTGCAGAGGGACGCAGACATCGGTGTGGCGGAGGCAGAGAGGGATGCAGGCATCAGG gaaGCCGAGTGTAAGAAAGAAATGATGGACGTCAAGTTCGTCGCAGATACAAAGATGGCCGACTCCAAACGAGAGCTGGAGATGCAGAAAGCCTCCTTCAACCAGGAAGTGAACACAAAG AAAGCAGAGGCTCAGCTGGCGTACGAGCTGCAGGCGGCCAAGGAGCAGCAGAAGATCCGTCTGGAGGAGATTGAGATCGAGGTGGTGCAGAGGAAGAAGCAGATCACCATCGAGGAGAAGGAGATCGATCGAACCGAAAAGGAGCTCATTGCAACCGTGAAGAGACCTGCAGAGGCCGAAGCCTACAAGATGCAACAGCTGGCCGAGGGACAGAA GATAAAGAAGGTGCTGACGGCGCAGGCAGAAGCTGAGAAGATCCGCTGCATTGGTGAGGCTGAAGCAGCTTCTATTGAAGCTGTGGGCAAAGCAGAGGCTGAGAAGATGAGGCTGAAGGCTGAAGCCTACCAGCAGTACGGAGAAGCTGCCAAGACGGCGCTGGTGCTGGACGCTCTACCTAAG ATCACCAGTAAGGTGGCTGCTCCTCTGGCCAAGACCAGCGAGATCGTCATCCTGAGTGGCGAAGGCAGCCGCGTGACCGGAGAGGTGAATCGACTTCTAGCTGAACTCCCCGTCTCCATCAACGCCCTCACTGGGGTAGATCTGACCAAG ATCCCTCTGCTCCAGAAGATGACTGGCCCACAATGCCAAGCGGCTGTGTGA